Proteins encoded in a region of the Anas acuta chromosome 13, bAnaAcu1.1, whole genome shotgun sequence genome:
- the TAF1 gene encoding transcription initiation factor TFIID subunit 1 isoform X4, with amino-acid sequence MMAPVESKFSQSTGDTDKVTDTKPKVAEWRYGPAQLWYDMLGIPEDGSGFDYGFKLKEKTEQEVKGQADERDGELMDEKDDLLADEHFLMVTQLQWEDDVIWNGEDVKHKGTKTQRASLAGWLPSSMTRNATAYNAQQGLNRSGSLLNPPIPLAQKPSVAGVLGIAKGKEKQAPEQQVSLDEDKPWYSIFPIDNEELVYGRWEDNIIWDDQAMETYLDPPVLTLDPNDENIILEIPDEKEEMTLNSPSKENKKESSLKKSRILLGKTGVIKEEPQQNMSQPEVKDPWNLSNDEFYYPKQQGLRGTFGGNIIQHSIPAVELRQPFFPTHMGPMKLRQFHRPPLKKYSFGALSQPGPHAVQPLLKHIKKKAKMREQERQASGGGEMFFMRTPQDLTGKDGDLILAEYSEENAPLMMQVGMATKIKNYYKRKPGKDPGAPDCKYGETVYCHTSPFLGSLHPGQLLQAFENNLFRAPIYLHKMPETDFLIIRTRQGYYVRELVDIFVVGQECPLYEVPGPNSKRANTHIRDFLQVFIYRLFWKSRDRPRRIRMEDIKKAFPSHSESSIRKRLKLCADFKRTGMDSNWWVLKPDFRLPTEEEIRAMVSPEQCCAYYSMIAAEQRLKDAGYGEKSFFAPEEENEEDFQMKIDDEVRTAPWNTTRAFIAAMKGKCLLEVTGVADPTGCGEGFSYVKIPNKPTQQKDDKEPQPVKKTVTGTDADLRRLSLKNAKQLLRKFGVPEEEIKKLSRWEVIDVVRTMSTEQARSGEGPMSKFARGSRFSVAEHQERYKEECQRIFDLQNKVLESTEILSTDTDSSSAEDSDFEEMGKNIENMLQNKKTSSQLSREREEQERKELQRMLLGEDSGNDKERGKKDRRDKKGLSSGASANSHKDDDTASVTSLNSSATGRRLKIYRTFRDEDGKEYVRCETVRKPSVIDAYCRIRTTKDEEFIRKFALFDEQHREEMRKERRRIQEQLRRLKRNQEKEKLKGPPEKKPKKMKERPDLKLKCGACGAIGHMRTNKFCPLYYQTNAPPSNPVAMTEEQEEELEKTVIHNDNEELIKVEGTKIVLGKQLIESADEVRRKSLVLKFPKQQLPPKKKRRVGTTVHCDYLNRPHKSIHRRRTDPMVTLSSILEGIINDMRDLPNTYPFHTPVNPKVVKDYYKIITRPMDLQTLRENVRKRQYPSREEFREHLELIVKNSATYNGPKHSLTQISQSMLDLCDEKLKEKEDKLARLEKAINPLLDDDDQVAFSFILDNIVTQKMMAVPDSWPFHHPVNKKFVPDYYKVIANPMDLETICKNISKHKYQNRETFLDDVNLILANSIKYNGPDSQYTKTAQEIVNICYQTLAEYDEHLTQLERDISTAKEAALEEADLESLDPMTPGPYTPQMRQGRGRLGEEDSDVDIEGFDEDDDGKPKTPAPEVEDADGDLADEEEGSAQQPQASVLYEDLLMSDGEDDDDGSDEEGDNPFSSIQLSESGSDSDVETNPVRPKQPHVLQENTRMGMDNEESMMSYEGDGGETSQVMEDSNISYGSYEEPDPKSNTRDTSFSSIGGYEISEEEEEEEEQRCGPSVLSQVHLSEDEEDSEDFHSIAGDSDLDSDE; translated from the exons gGTTGAACCGCAGTGGCTCTTTGCTCAATCCACCTATTCCACTAGCACAGAAACCAAGCGTAGCAGGAGTTCTAGGTATAGCAAAGGGCAAAGAGAAGCAGGCCCCTGAGCAGCAAG TTTCCCTGGATGAAGACAAGCCCTGGTACTCCATTTTCCCAATTGATAATGAAGAGTTAGTGTATGGCCGTTGGGAAGATAATATCATCTGGGATGATCAGGCAATGGAAACCTACTTGGATCCCCCTGTCTTGACACTTGATCCAAATGATGAAAACATAATTCTAG AAATTCctgatgaaaaggaagaaatgactTTGAACTCTCCATCCAAGGAGAACAAGAAAGAATCTTCTCTAAAGAAGAGTCGAATCCTGTTGGGAAAAACTGGTGTCATCAAGGAAGAACCACAGCAG AACATGTCTCAGCCAGAGGTGAAGGATCCCTGGAACCTCTCCAATGATGAATTTTACTACCCCAAACAGCAGGGGCTTCGAGGAACTTTTGGAGGCAACATCATACAG CACTCTATCCCAGCAGTGGAACTTCGCCAGCCGTTCTTTCCCACCCATATGGGTCCTATGAAGCTCCGACAATTTCATCGGCCTCCCCTGAAGAAATACTCTTTTGGTGCTCTGTCCCAACCAGGACCCCACGCTGTGCAACCTCTGCTGAAGcatataaaaaagaaagctaag ATGAGAGAGCAGGAGCGTCAGGCTTCTGGCGGGGGTGAAATGTTCTTCATGCGCACACCACAGGACCTAACTGGCAAGGATGGAGATCTTATCCTTGCTGAATACAGTGAGGAAAACGCCCCTTTAATGATGCAGGTTGGCATGGcaacaaagattaaaaattacTACAAAAGG AAACCTGGCAAAGATCCGGGAGCTCCAGACTGTAAATATGGAGAGACTGTTTATTGTCACACTTCTCCATTCCTGGGTTCTCTGCATCCAGGCCAGCTACTGCAG gCATTTGAAAACAACCTTTTCCGGGCCCCTATCTATCTACATAAGATGCCTGAAACAGATTTCCTGATTATCCGGACACGGCAAGGCTATTATGTTCGAGAGCTAGTGGATATTTTTGTAGTTGGCCAGGAGTGCCCACTTTATGAAGTACCTGGTCCAAACTCTAAACGTGCCAACACCCATATCAGAGATTTTCTGCAG GTTTTTATTTATCGCCTCTTTTGGAAAAGTAGAGACCGTCCTCGGAGAATTCGCATGGAGGATATCAAGAAAGCCTTTCCCTCGCACTCGGAGAGTAGCATCCGAAAGCGGCTAAAGCTTTGTGCTGATTTCAAACGCACAG GGATGGACTCAAACTGGTGGGTTTTAAAGCCAGATTTCAGATTGCCAACAGAGGAAGAGATCAGAGCAATGGTATCCccagagcagtgctgtgcttaTTACAGCATGATCGCGGCTGAGCAGCGCTTGAAG GATGCAGGTTATGGGGAGAAATCCTTCTTTGCACCAGAAGAAGAGAATGAAGAGGATTTCCAAATGAAGATCGATGATGAG GTGCGCACAGCCCCGTGGAACACCACACGAGCCTTCATTGCTGCTATGAAGGGCAAGTGTCTTCTGGAAGTGACTGGTGTAGCAGATCCTACTGGCTGTGGGGAAGGATTTTCTTATGTGAAGATTCCAAACAAACCAACGCAGCAGAAG GATGACAAGGAACCCCAGCCAGTGAAAAAGACAGTGACTGGGACAGATGCTGATCTGCGTCGACTTTCACTGAAGAATGCTAAACAGCTTCTGCGTAAATTTGGAGTGCCTGAAGAGGAG ATAAAGAAGCTGTCCAGGTGGGAAGTGATTGATGTGGTACGCACAATGTCTACGGAGCAGGCTCGTTCAGGGGAAGGTCCTATGAGCAAATTTGCACGTGGATCTCGGTTTTCTGTAGCAGAACATCAAGAGAGATACAAAGAGGAATGTCAGCGCATTTTTGATTTGCAAAATAA GGTTCTGGAATCCACTGAGATCCTCTCAACAGacacagacagcagctcagctgaagACAGTGACTTCGAAGAGATGGGAAAGAATATTGAGAATATGTTACAGAACAAGAAAACTAGTTCTCAGCTCTCTCGGGAAAGAGAAGAACAGGAACGAAAGGAATTGCAGAGGATGCTTTTGGGAGAAGACAGTGGGAATGACAAAGAGAGGGGCAAAAAGGACAGGAGAGACAAAAAGGGGCTGT CTTCAGGAGCTTCAGCAAACTCTCACAAAGATGATGACACTGCCTCTGTAACCAGCCTTAATTCCTCTGCCACTGGCCGCCGCCTCAAAATCTATCGCACGTTTAGAGATGAGGATGGGAAGGAATATGTGAGGTGTGAGACAGTTCGAAAGCCCTCTGTTATTGATGCCTACTGCCGAATACGGACCACAAAGGATGAAGAGTTCAT acGAAAGTTTGCTCTATTTGATGAACAGCACCGTGAGGAAATGCGGAAGGAGCGGCGTAGGATCCAGGAACAATTAAGACGGTTAAAACGGAaccaagaaaaagagaaactgaaggGCCCTCCAGAAAAGAAGcccaagaaaatgaaagagcgTCCAGACCTAAAA CTGAAATGTGGAGCGTGTGGTGCAATTGGCCATATGAGGACTAATAAGTTCTGCCCTCTTTACTACCAAACAAATGCCCCACCTTCTAATCCTGTTGCAATGAcagaagagcaggaggaagagctggaaaaaacaGTCATTCACAATGATAATGAAGAACTCATCAAAGTAGAAGGAACAAAAATTGTCCTTGGAAAGCAACTGATTGAGAG TGCGGATGAGGTTCGCAGGAAATCGCTGGTTCTGAAGTTTCCTAAACAGCAGCTTCCTCCAAAGAAGAAGCGGCGAGTAGGAACAACCGTTCACTGCGACTATCTGAAT CGTCCTCATAAATCCATCCACCGACGGCGAACAGATCCCATGGTGACACTGTCATCCATCTTAGAGGGCATCATCAACGATATGAGGGATCTTCCTAAT ACATATCCCTTCCACACACCAGTAAATCCAAAAGTTGTCAAAGATTATTATAAGATCATTACTCGGCCTATGGATTTGCAGACATTGCGTGAAAATGTTCGTAAGCGGCAATACCCATCGCGGGAAGAGTTCAGAGAACACCTGGAACTAATTGTGAAGAACAGTGCGACATACAATG GGCCAAAGCACTCGCTGACTCAAATATCTCAGTCCATGCTGGACCTGTGCGATGAGAAGCTAAAAGAG AAGGAAGATAAACTGGCTCGATTAGAAAAAGCAATTAATCCCCTCCTGGATGATGATGACCAAGTGgccttttccttcattttggatAACATTGTCACTCAAAAGATGATGGCAGTTCCAGAT tcttgGCCATTTCATCATCCAGTTAATAAAAAGTTTGTTCCTGATTATTACAAGGTCATTGCCAATCCAATGGATCTGGAGACCATCTGCAAG AATATCTCCAAACACAAGTACCAGAACAGGGAGACTTTCCTGGATGATGTTAACCTCATCCTTGCCAACAGCATTAAGTACAATG GGCCAGACAGTCAGTACACAAAAACAGCCCAGGAGATCGTAAACATCTGTTATCAAACTTTAGCTGAG TACGATGAGCACCTGACTCAACTTGAGAGAGACATCTCTACTGCTAAGGAAGCAGCGCTAGAGGAAGCAGATCTGGAAAGTCTTGATCCTATGACCCCTGGTCCCTACACTCCACAG ATGCGCCAGGGGCGAGGTAGGCTGGGCGAGGAAGACTCTGACGTAGATATTGAAGGGTTTGATGAGGATGATGATGGGAAACCTAAGACTCCAGCCCCA GAAGTTGAAGATGCAGATGGTGACCTTGCTGATGAAGAAGAAGGATCAGCCCAGCAGCCTCAGGCCAGCGTCCTCTATGAAGACTTGCTCATGTCAGATGGagaggatgatgatgatgggAGTGATGAAGAAGGAGATAATCCTTTCTCGT CTATCCAACTGAGTGAGAGTGGCAGTGATTCAGATGTGGAGACCAATCCAGTGAGACCAAAACAACCTCACGTTCTTCAAGAGAACACACGAATGGGCATGGACAATGAAGAAAGCATGATGTCTTATGAAGGTGATGGTGGGGAGACATCTCAGGTTATGGAGGACAGTAATATCAG CTATGGCAGCTATGAAGAACCAGACCCAAAATCCAACACAAGAGATACTAGCTTCAGCAGTATCGGAGGATACGAGAtctctgaagaagaggaagaagaagaggaacagCGTTGTGGACCAAGCGTGTTAAGTCAGGTCCACCTGTCTGAGGATGAGGAAGACAGTGAAGATTTCCATTCCATTGCAGGAGACAGTGACTTGGACTCAGATGAATAA